The Opisthocomus hoazin isolate bOpiHoa1 chromosome 22, bOpiHoa1.hap1, whole genome shotgun sequence genomic sequence GTGCTCCACAAGCTACTAACAGTCCACAGCCTGCCTTGAAAAAATCTGCACAAGGTTACGAAAATAAGCAGGTCAGTTGTCAGCAGCTTGCTGAAGGCTCTGAAACCCTCAGAAAATAGTAGGGGTCTAAAAAAGGAGGGCTAAAACCACTCCTTCCAACAGAAGAGAGGTTGGTGATCAGCTAATCAGTATTGTTTTTTTGCAGACCTGTGCGGTTGGTGTGGCTGGAATGCTCTTCCTCAGAGGCAGCAGGACTCAGTAGCATTCCCCAAAAGTGCAACTGGTGGAAAACAGGGACAAAAGAGGCCTTGGtacttttttaattgtttaacTGAGGGAAAGTAGTTTCTTCCGCACAACGGTATAATTGAGTTCTCTGCGTTGGTCTCGTCCTAAATGACCAGACAAGAGGCATGATAGAGAAAAGAGTGGGaccaataaaaaaagaagaaaagagggcaGATGACGGGATTGCTGTTTAGAGGGAAACAAGTGGAGGGCCTCTTTTCCAGGTTCTCTTGCAGGACTCAGTGGGTGAGTTGGTTAGTCAAGCTTGAAGGAGAGTTGGACCCAGCTGTCTTCTTTGCCTTCTTTGTTAAACTGATTTTGGCAATAGCCGCAACAGAAAAGGGTCAGATACGTGTTTTTTGTCACGTCAAGTCTGGAATCTGGTTTGACCTCTGacaaattaactgaaaaaaatgcctAGTCTGGGTAGTGTGTTATCAGCAAGTTTTCCTATTCCTGAATACACttaatttttctctgctgaaatgACAATTAGTCAAAATCACCTGTATTTATTTacagtaaattatttttcataagtGAGATTTATGTCTGCTGTAGGCAGTGTTAACTAGTGATTCTGGAAGGATGAGAAGTATCTGCATTGTTTATTAAGAAAATGTATTCCTTTGTATTGTGACTTTTATGAAATTCAGCTCTAGTAGCATTTGGTATTGGTAGAAGGCAAAATGGTAAATTTGAAGTCACACAGTCAATGGGATGGAGTCAGATGTTCTTTAAGTTAACATTTTGGCTTGTGGCTTCTGCACTTTGTAAATTGTTTTTTTAGGGCGCTGGAGCAGTCTAGATGGAATCATAACTTCAGGGCATGCATATTAGATTAGAAATTTTAATGAATCAGGCTTCCAGTAAAATTGATTACAGATTTTCTCTTATCGGTGTCATCTCATTTTGTTACAAATTGGTTTTAttctggcttttaaaaaaggaagatccTTGTGTGCGTAGAACATAAAATTAAAGGCTGTATGCTAGTGTCTTAAAATACCTTTTGTGCACATTAATTTGAAGAGTATGAATTCTGTCCCTAGGGCAAAACAAATTTTCAAGTTGCTGTGAAATATAGGGCAGCATTTGGGTAGAGAAGATGGTAAACAGGATATGACTGCTGAGACCTGGCAGCGTAAAGTAAAAGATTTTTATCGGGAGCTTATTGTGaaacatacaagaaaaaaaaaggcagagtcaGAAAATATAGCAGCAAGAAAAATTGCAAAAAGGGAGGTATTTTTAGACATCAGTGCCCTGATACTCAGAAAGGGACTTCCTCTCTGTGGCTGTAGGTAACTGCCAAGAGAGTTTTCCCAACACAAGAAATTACAAGCATGTTATGTAGTATTTAGACATCTAATGCCACTTGTGCCTCTAGAATCAAGTAAGTAGATGTATAAACGCTTAAAATCAGATGTGtgtgtgctttgttttttctctagATGCTCAACGAAAGACTGGCTTCAGAAAACCAGGGCTTAAAAGCACTTTGATAttggtggggagggaggcagaaATTATAtcctctttcttgcttttcttcctctattAAGAAAGCACTTTTTCTCTGCTAGCAAATGCAGAATCCACTTTCTGATCCTAAAGATAGTTTTGCATTTTGAGTAGTCTGaacaatttgttctttttttaaaacctttttccCCTTAATGATTATTGTTCCTCAGATTATTTATTTGGATGGGAAGATGAGCATCTAGAGGACTGAAGGTTGTGCTAATGCCTTCTTACCCTCGTTTCATTACTGTGTTCTGAGCAAAGCTCTGATTTGGAACCTCTTGGCTGACAGTTTATATTATGCTAATCAAAATCTGTTTACTGGAAATGAAATTTGAATACGCCGTAAGCTTGCTATCATTAATaaacgtggtttttttttttttttcagttggatttCCAGTTTCCGCTTCTAATATTGATGGTCTTGAAAGCGCGCTTGGATCCAAGACATTTTCTATCACTGAACAAGTCAAGAGCCTCCTCTGCTATCTCAGAGCAATACAGACAGCTTAATATCATATGACCTCATTTCtccaaattaaatgaaaaaagaattttctCTGGCTTTCCATGAAGCTCAGCTATTGCCTGTTATTTTTGAGTGTTAGTGCTGATCTTTCGATTGGATTTACACTGGAAAATGTAGCTTTTAACAGGACGGTTGCTTTTGGGTCTTTCAATGCATCACTTCATACTGTGTCTCAAGCTTTAGTAAGTTCTCCAGCACACCATGATATCATAGCCAAAGAGGGGACCAGTATTTTAATTGAATGTAAACTGAACAGCAGCCAGTATGAATATATTTTTTGGTATAACTCCAGAGGACACCTGCTTGAACAGAAGGGTGAAGGTGagctttcctgctgttttctATCCTTCAGTATTCCCCTTTTATACAGTATCTGAAAACTTCTGGATTTTCTTATCATTTTCTCTTCCAGTCCTCCCATTTTTACAGTGGGGAGATAAGGAAGAGAGCAAGACAAAGCCCTTTGCCCTCTGGCATGTGGCATGTGAATTGTACCTGAGTTCTGTCCTAGCCCATCCATCCTGCTGCAGTGCCCCACAGAATCCTTTCGTTCAGGAGGTATTGCAGTGTttaacacagaagaaatgaaTCTGCATCCTACGAGATACTAAGTGATGTTTTTGGGTTTTATTGCTCTGGTTTATATAGTATTTTTCCAAACGTTAATTAAGCAAAATTCTCTGCAACTTGTGACCTTTTTCAGCTGGCAAGCAGTGCTTTAATTTTGTTACAGGATTTTTTAAAGCGTAGGGTAACTTACTACATTAATTTTCTGGTTTATGCACCGAGTGAGACCACGGAAACTAACACAGTTTGTAATGGCTGATCATGAAATACATACTGTTTAACCCTTTTGTACAGGAGTATATATTTTCCTAGCCATTGGCTCTTATAGTTCTGTCCCTgtagtttttaattttcaaaaaattaGGACTTTGAGATGCATGTGGTTTTCTCTACTCTTATTAGTATTAATGAAGGTCATGAAGCTAATTGATAGGATCTTCTCGGAGGCCATCTTTCTGCCTTAAGTATTCAGTAACCTCTTTGTAGTTAGAATGCCATCTGGAGATTAGTTCAAAGTAGAGCAATTAGAAGAATGAGTTATGAAAACAGTTTTCCCCCCAAGTTATAAATGCATAGGAAATACTGTAGAAAGCTAGCTTCTTCTATTGATTTCTTTTTACATGGGTTTTGTGTATCAGCACTGCATGCTCAGCAGAAAACTGTGTCTGAAGAAAGtcctgggtttttttgccagCAGAGCTATTTACAGACTCTGATCTTTTTCACAAGTCACTTGACTTTTGACTCCAAACGTATGGAAAATTAGACTTTACAGAGGACAGTCTTTCAACATAGTGTTGTTACACAGCGGGTGAGAAGCACTAGCTGAGATTTAGGTTCCCTGTCGGAAAGAGCTAGCAGTCTAAAAGCACACAGGCAGTGCTGatgagagaaaggggaaaaaccaGAGTAGCAAGCGTGCAGAATAATTTACCGTTAAGCAGTAGGATTGGTAAGTGGTTACAGCTTTCTGTATCACAAACATGAAAAGGAAATTTCCATCCTTGGAGTACTGTTTGTGTTACGCTAGAAATGGACTGCCTACTTCCAAGCTCTGTCTCCTGTTTATGAAGGAACCAACACATGTTTAGTTTAcccagtgatttttctttcattagctCAGTTTATTTCTTTTGAATCTCCAGGTGGCCGGTGGAGGATTGCTGATAATTCCCTTAACATCACAAAAGTCACCTTTGCTGACCGGGGGCGATACACGTGTGCAGCTGTTAATCGTAATGACACCTTGTATTACACAGTCACCCTGAGGGTTATCTTCACCTCGGGAGACATGAGTATCTACTACATGATTGTGTGCCTCGTTGCCTTTGCTATCACCCTGATTTTAAACATAACCCGTCTGTGCATGATGAGCAGTCACCTCCGCAAGACAGAGAAGGCTATCAATGAGTTCTTCAGGACGGAAGGGGCTGAGAAGCTTCAGAAGGCTTTTGAGATAGCCAAGCGCATCCCTATCATTACATCTGCTAAAACGCTAGAGTTGGCCAAAGTCACTCAGTTTAAGACCATGGAGTTTGCTCGGTACATCGAAGAGCTtgccagaagcattccccttccacctctgatCCTTAACTGCAGGGCGTTCATGGAGGAGATCTTTGAGGCTGTGCGAGTCGACGATCCCGATGAAGTCGGTGAGGAGGAAAAACAGACCCAAGCCTGCGGTACCCAAGCTGCAATATACCCCATCAACCCAGAGATCAAGCGCAGCGATTCGCCAGCCGGGGATTCAGACGACGGGTCCATGAATGAGCAAGGTCAAGAGATAGCTGTTCAGGTGTCCATCCACCTGCAGTCCGAAGTGCAGAGCATTGACACTGTTTCTCACGACAGCTGCCAGTTTGCGCCTTCCGAGGAAGGCACCTGCTGAGTCCAGCGATACGCTGATGTGAAAGAAGCACAGGTGACCCTAGGGTACTGCGAGAAGGGTCTGCAAACAAGCTGCCTCAGTCCCATATGCACAGGAGTTTTCCAAATTGCAAGGTGCCAGAACTGCTACGGAAATCCGTATTTTCTGTCAGTGTTGATCTAAAGATTGCAAGTCTGTTAGAGAAGGCCGTTTGGAATATTGTGCagtggcttttctttttaaagcaacctTGCTGTacttaaaataattacaaaacagGAATTCTTTGTCGTTGGCTCCTTGGTAGCTTCTGACACTACCGATCTGTATTAGAAGTGGCCAAACTGAGCAGTACAACTTGCAATAAGATCTTTTCCTTTGTGGATTCTTTCTTCCTTCACTAAGTGGAGCTGGAATTCCTTTGAGTCAGTGTTGTTGTCCTGATGAATTGTGTGCTCTT encodes the following:
- the MFAP3 gene encoding microfibril-associated glycoprotein 3, encoding MKLSYCLLFLSVSADLSIGFTLENVAFNRTVAFGSFNASLHTVSQALVSSPAHHDIIAKEGTSILIECKLNSSQYEYIFWYNSRGHLLEQKGEGGRWRIADNSLNITKVTFADRGRYTCAAVNRNDTLYYTVTLRVIFTSGDMSIYYMIVCLVAFAITLILNITRLCMMSSHLRKTEKAINEFFRTEGAEKLQKAFEIAKRIPIITSAKTLELAKVTQFKTMEFARYIEELARSIPLPPLILNCRAFMEEIFEAVRVDDPDEVGEEEKQTQACGTQAAIYPINPEIKRSDSPAGDSDDGSMNEQGQEIAVQVSIHLQSEVQSIDTVSHDSCQFAPSEEGTC